A window from Sphingopyxis alaskensis RB2256 encodes these proteins:
- a CDS encoding acyl-CoA dehydrogenase family protein — translation MSILYDEGQIAIAAESRRILEARVSTEALLPLLEVQDRIHDPFWDLAREQGWTGVALPERYGGLGLGLIELGLVALQAGRSLSGAPFLTASYGAARALLDHGSDALKNEWLPQLASGAAIGAVAFAEGQEVIGRGVAFDHGSLSGGKSAVAGGTRADVAIVTASDGGETILALAPITGSRRDAVESFDNSRCYADIGFSATPAVELARGAEAERAALHILATQSVVTAHEQAGGAERLLEIGRDYALTRRAFGQPIGGFQSVKHRLAEMYAQVELARAGAAHAASREGEADFIIAAAAARIQATEAYDSAARDCIQIHGGIGVTWEAGLHLHMRRARSLAIEQGNLFFWEDVLVDRLREQRR, via the coding sequence ATGTCGATACTCTATGACGAGGGACAGATTGCGATCGCCGCCGAGTCGCGCCGCATATTGGAGGCGCGGGTCAGCACCGAAGCGCTGTTGCCGCTGCTCGAGGTGCAGGACCGGATCCACGATCCCTTCTGGGATCTCGCGCGCGAGCAGGGCTGGACCGGCGTCGCGCTGCCGGAACGCTATGGCGGGCTCGGGCTTGGCTTGATCGAGCTCGGCCTCGTGGCCCTGCAGGCGGGGCGCAGCCTCTCCGGCGCGCCCTTCCTCACCGCAAGCTACGGCGCCGCCCGCGCGCTTCTCGACCATGGCAGCGACGCGCTCAAGAACGAGTGGCTGCCGCAGCTCGCGTCGGGCGCAGCAATCGGCGCGGTGGCCTTTGCCGAAGGGCAGGAGGTGATCGGACGGGGCGTTGCCTTCGATCACGGCAGTCTGTCGGGCGGGAAATCGGCGGTCGCCGGCGGAACGCGCGCCGATGTCGCCATCGTGACCGCGAGCGATGGCGGCGAGACGATACTCGCACTCGCCCCGATCACGGGCAGCCGCCGCGATGCCGTGGAGAGCTTCGACAACAGCCGCTGCTATGCCGATATCGGCTTTTCGGCGACGCCGGCTGTCGAACTCGCGCGCGGCGCTGAGGCCGAACGGGCAGCGCTGCACATTCTGGCGACGCAATCGGTCGTCACTGCGCACGAACAGGCCGGCGGCGCCGAGCGCCTGCTCGAGATCGGACGCGATTATGCGCTGACCCGCCGCGCGTTCGGGCAGCCCATCGGCGGCTTCCAGTCGGTCAAGCACCGGCTCGCCGAAATGTACGCGCAGGTCGAGCTGGCACGCGCCGGCGCCGCTCATGCCGCGTCGCGCGAAGGCGAAGCCGATTTCATCATCGCCGCTGCGGCGGCGCGGATTCAGGCGACCGAAGCCTATGACAGCGCCGCGCGCGACTGCATCCAGATCCACGGCGGCATCGGCGTCACCTGGGAAGCGGGGCTTCACCTTCACATGCGCCGCGCGCGCAGCCTCGCGATCGAGCAGGGCAATCTTTTCTTCTGGGAGGATGTGCTCGTCGATCGCCTGAGGGAGCAAAGACGATGA
- a CDS encoding methyl-accepting chemotaxis protein, with product MKYDPINPAAPILDESVASDCGELAVGCSDAAGRIKRATDQMDRQIAELGRLEEYVVGLEADQRQIADSTDEAKLLSARAREQLDAGAERVNLAVSEFRSVIDLIARLGTHVTNFAAVMEQVQQVSQSIESIAKTTNMLALNAAIEAERAGDSGRTFAVVAAEVKKLAQNTRGATDEIRRSIGSLAAEAGGLVTEIQSGVEQSSRAEAQFETITDALHDATHLVALLDDQSDRIAQSSAMVHANGAKVREALDRVVTSVRDNSSTLAGTRDSILTMEHVSNRMFNAVISAGVSPQDSAIVALAAKVRDEFVAIAERALARGELTMEQLFDTDYVRVPNSNPERFRTSLCDWADANWRPLFDRIVAEHPEIKMSSAGDMNGFLPTHITDCSRAPTGDLEHDTAHCRNGRILYDETDAAAKRSTAPFFMTVYRQEGDGINYLTVRNVYMPAIIGGRRWGDVEVAYQL from the coding sequence ATGAAATATGATCCGATCAATCCGGCGGCGCCGATCCTCGACGAGTCGGTTGCGAGCGATTGCGGTGAGCTGGCGGTGGGGTGCAGCGATGCCGCGGGGCGGATCAAGCGCGCGACCGACCAGATGGACCGCCAGATCGCCGAGCTTGGCCGGCTCGAGGAATATGTCGTCGGCCTCGAGGCCGACCAGCGCCAGATCGCCGATTCGACCGACGAAGCGAAGCTGTTGTCGGCGCGCGCGCGCGAGCAACTCGACGCCGGCGCCGAGCGGGTCAATTTGGCGGTCAGCGAGTTCCGCTCGGTGATCGACCTGATCGCGCGGCTGGGCACGCATGTCACCAATTTCGCCGCGGTGATGGAACAGGTGCAGCAGGTCAGCCAGTCGATCGAATCGATCGCCAAGACGACCAACATGCTCGCACTCAACGCCGCGATCGAGGCCGAACGTGCGGGCGATTCCGGCCGCACCTTTGCCGTCGTCGCCGCCGAGGTGAAGAAGCTCGCGCAGAATACGCGCGGCGCGACCGACGAAATCCGCCGCTCGATCGGCAGCCTCGCCGCCGAAGCGGGCGGGCTGGTCACCGAAATCCAGTCGGGGGTCGAACAGTCGAGCCGCGCCGAGGCGCAGTTCGAAACGATCACCGACGCGCTTCACGATGCGACGCACCTCGTCGCGCTGCTCGACGACCAGAGCGACCGCATCGCGCAATCGAGCGCGATGGTCCATGCGAACGGCGCCAAGGTGCGCGAGGCGCTCGACCGCGTCGTCACATCGGTGCGCGATAATAGTTCGACGCTGGCAGGCACGCGCGATTCGATCCTGACGATGGAGCATGTGTCGAACCGCATGTTCAATGCGGTGATCTCCGCCGGGGTCAGCCCGCAGGATTCGGCGATCGTCGCGCTCGCGGCCAAGGTGCGCGACGAATTTGTCGCGATTGCCGAACGCGCGCTGGCGCGCGGCGAACTGACGATGGAGCAATTGTTCGACACCGATTATGTGCGCGTGCCCAACTCGAACCCCGAACGCTTTCGCACCAGTTTGTGCGACTGGGCCGACGCCAACTGGCGGCCGCTGTTCGACCGCATCGTCGCCGAACATCCCGAGATCAAGATGTCGTCCGCCGGGGACATGAACGGCTTTCTGCCGACGCACATCACCGACTGTTCGCGCGCGCCGACCGGCGACCTTGAACATGACACCGCCCACTGCCGCAACGGTCGCATCCTGTATGACGAGACCGATGCGGCCGCGAAGCGCAGCACGGCGCCCTTTTTCATGACCGTCTATCGCCAGGAAGGCGACGGGATCAATTATCTGACCGTGCGCAACGTCTATATGCCCGCGATCATCGGCGGCCGCCGCTGGGGCGACGTCGAGGTGGCCTATCAGCTCTGA
- a CDS encoding NAD(P)H-dependent flavin oxidoreductase: protein MAFKTRITEMLGIAHPIVQGGMQSVGYAELASAVSNAGGLGILTALTQPDPGALRAEIERCRAMTDKPFGVNLTVFPTINAPDYKAYAQAIIDGGVKIVETAGTQAVREIWEMLKPHGVTILHKCTAVRHALSAERAGCDIISIDGFECAGHPGEDDVPGLILIPAAADKVKIPMLASGGFGDGRGLVAALSLGAEGINMGTRFCATVEAPIHDNVKQAYIDNDERGSFLIFRSLKNTARVGKNAVSEEVVRRLSVPGATFADVAELVNGKAGRELLETGDLSRGVFWAGMVQGLIHDIPTCQQLVERIIKEAQDILDQRLAGFRR from the coding sequence ATGGCTTTCAAGACGCGGATTACGGAGATGCTGGGGATTGCGCATCCGATCGTCCAGGGGGGGATGCAGAGCGTGGGCTATGCCGAACTGGCGAGTGCGGTGTCGAACGCGGGCGGGCTTGGCATATTGACCGCGCTGACGCAGCCGGACCCTGGGGCATTGCGCGCCGAGATCGAGCGCTGCCGCGCGATGACCGACAAGCCGTTCGGCGTGAACCTGACTGTATTTCCGACGATCAACGCCCCCGACTACAAGGCCTATGCGCAGGCGATCATCGACGGCGGGGTCAAGATCGTCGAGACCGCGGGCACGCAGGCGGTGCGCGAGATATGGGAGATGCTGAAGCCGCACGGGGTCACCATCCTCCACAAATGCACCGCGGTGCGCCACGCGCTGTCGGCCGAGCGCGCGGGCTGCGACATCATTTCGATCGACGGCTTCGAATGCGCGGGCCACCCCGGCGAGGACGATGTTCCCGGCCTGATCCTGATCCCGGCCGCCGCCGACAAGGTGAAGATCCCGATGCTCGCCTCGGGCGGCTTCGGCGACGGGCGGGGGCTCGTCGCGGCGCTGTCGCTCGGCGCCGAAGGCATCAACATGGGCACACGCTTCTGCGCGACGGTCGAGGCGCCGATCCACGACAATGTCAAACAGGCCTATATCGACAATGACGAGCGCGGCAGCTTCCTGATCTTCCGCAGCCTGAAAAACACCGCGCGGGTCGGCAAAAACGCGGTCAGCGAGGAGGTCGTGCGCCGCCTTTCGGTTCCCGGCGCCACCTTCGCCGACGTGGCCGAACTGGTCAACGGCAAGGCAGGTCGCGAACTGCTCGAAACCGGCGACCTTTCCAGGGGCGTGTTCTGGGCCGGAATGGTCCAGGGGCTCATCCACGACATCCCAACATGCCAGCAACTCGTCGAACGCATCATCAAGGAAGCACAAGATATCCTCGACCAAAGACTCGCCGGGTTCAGAAGGTAG
- a CDS encoding enoyl-CoA hydratase/isomerase family protein, whose amino-acid sequence MQYETILVDVADHIATITLNRPEALNSFTRQMMAEFEHLWKRVARDDSIHCCVLRAAPGKAWCTGVDVKESQKPGQAVVDLDNIWHCEDPGIYLGPKSMNCWKPVVAAVHGMAAGGAFYWLNESDIIICSEDATFFDPHVTYGMTSALEPIGMTYHMPLHDVLRMVLLGNDERIGAGTALRIGLVSEIVPLGELWPRAHELAAAIAAKPPAATAGSLKAIWQSLDLPRSVALQQALKYCQIGNPAGVPQVDRAALMADKAKKFTIR is encoded by the coding sequence ATGCAATATGAAACCATCCTGGTCGACGTCGCCGATCATATCGCGACGATCACGCTCAACCGGCCCGAGGCGCTGAACAGCTTCACGCGGCAGATGATGGCCGAATTCGAGCATCTGTGGAAGCGGGTCGCGCGTGACGACAGCATCCATTGCTGCGTGCTGCGCGCTGCCCCCGGAAAGGCATGGTGCACCGGCGTCGACGTCAAGGAATCGCAGAAGCCGGGACAGGCGGTCGTCGATCTCGATAACATCTGGCATTGCGAAGATCCCGGCATCTATCTCGGCCCCAAGTCGATGAACTGCTGGAAGCCGGTGGTCGCGGCGGTCCACGGCATGGCGGCTGGCGGCGCCTTTTATTGGCTCAACGAGAGCGACATCATCATCTGCTCCGAAGACGCGACTTTCTTCGATCCGCACGTCACCTATGGCATGACGAGCGCACTCGAACCGATCGGCATGACCTATCACATGCCGCTCCATGACGTGCTACGCATGGTGCTGCTCGGCAACGACGAGCGGATCGGCGCGGGGACCGCGCTGCGCATCGGGCTGGTCAGCGAGATCGTGCCGCTGGGCGAGTTGTGGCCGCGCGCACACGAACTCGCCGCCGCCATCGCCGCGAAGCCCCCGGCAGCGACGGCGGGGTCACTCAAGGCGATCTGGCAATCGCTCGACCTTCCCCGCTCGGTCGCGCTGCAGCAGGCGCTCAAATATTGCCAGATCGGCAATCCGGCGGGCGTACCGCAGGTCGACCGCGCCGCCCTGATGGCCGACAAGGCCAAGAAGTTCACCATTCGCTGA
- a CDS encoding vWA domain-containing protein, giving the protein MFFGFLDELRAAGIPASLKEHLMLLEALDREVIDRTPEQFYYLSRAIYVKDEGLLDRFDQVFNKVFKGLLTDYGQNPVDVPEEWLKAVAEKYLTPEEMEAIKSLGDWDEIMETLKKRLEEQQKRHQGGNKWIGTGGTSPFGNSGYNPEGVRIGGESRHKRALKVWEKREFQNLDNTKELGTRNIKIALRRLRKFAREGAADELDIPGTIDGTARQGWLDIRMRPERRNAVKLLLFLDVGGSMDPFIKLCEELFSAATSEFKNLEFFYFHNCPYEGVWKDNKRRWSERHQMWDILHKYGHDYKVIFVGDASMSAYEITHPGGSVEHFNEESGAVWLQRITHVYPAAVWLNPVPEAHWGYTQSVKLIKQLMNDRMYPLTLAGLDDAMRELTRKH; this is encoded by the coding sequence ATGTTTTTCGGCTTCCTCGACGAGCTTCGCGCCGCGGGCATTCCCGCCAGCCTGAAAGAGCATCTGATGCTGCTGGAGGCGCTCGACCGCGAGGTCATCGACCGTACCCCCGAACAATTCTATTACCTCTCCCGCGCCATCTATGTGAAGGACGAGGGCCTGCTCGACCGCTTCGACCAGGTGTTCAACAAGGTTTTCAAGGGGCTGCTCACCGATTACGGCCAGAACCCCGTCGACGTGCCCGAAGAATGGCTGAAAGCCGTCGCCGAGAAATATCTGACCCCCGAAGAGATGGAAGCGATCAAGTCGCTAGGCGACTGGGACGAGATCATGGAGACGCTCAAAAAGCGGCTCGAGGAACAGCAGAAGCGCCATCAGGGCGGCAACAAATGGATCGGCACCGGCGGCACCAGCCCCTTTGGCAATTCGGGCTACAACCCCGAAGGCGTGCGGATCGGCGGCGAGAGCAGGCACAAGCGCGCGCTGAAAGTCTGGGAAAAGCGCGAGTTCCAGAACCTCGACAACACCAAGGAACTCGGCACCCGCAACATCAAGATCGCGCTGCGCCGCCTGCGCAAATTCGCGCGCGAAGGCGCCGCCGACGAGCTCGACATTCCCGGCACGATCGACGGCACCGCGCGGCAAGGCTGGCTCGACATCAGGATGCGCCCCGAACGGCGCAATGCGGTCAAGCTGTTGCTCTTTCTCGACGTCGGCGGCTCGATGGACCCGTTCATCAAGCTGTGCGAGGAATTGTTCAGCGCCGCGACGAGCGAGTTCAAGAATCTGGAGTTCTTCTACTTCCACAACTGCCCGTACGAAGGCGTGTGGAAGGACAATAAGCGCCGCTGGTCCGAACGGCATCAGATGTGGGACATCCTGCACAAATATGGCCATGATTACAAAGTTATCTTCGTCGGCGATGCGTCGATGAGCGCCTATGAGATCACCCATCCCGGCGGCAGCGTCGAACATTTCAACGAGGAATCGGGCGCGGTCTGGCTCCAGCGGATCACCCATGTCTATCCCGCTGCCGTGTGGCTCAATCCGGTGCCCGAGGCGCATTGGGGCTACACCCAGTCCGTCAAGCTCATCAAACAGCTGATGAACGACCGCATGTATCCGCTGACCCTCGCCGGCCTTGACGATGCGATGCGCGAGCTGACGCGAAAGCATTGA
- a CDS encoding acetyl-CoA C-acetyltransferase, whose translation MAEAYIIDAVRTPRGIGKPGKGALSHLHPQHLAATVLKAIRDRNNLDTRTVDDIIWSTSTQRGKQGGDLGRMAALSAGYDIKASGTTLDRFCGGGITSVNLAAATVMSGMEDCVVAGGTEMMSYTAQLAAEEANAGIKPLGMGAGHAALDELHPQSHQGVCGDAIAAIEGIDRAAVDALALVSQRRADRAIKEGRFAKSLVPVLNPDGSIALDHEEFPRPETTAEGLAALKPSFDAIADFDLGGGVTFRKQIQRRYPGLEFRGVHHAGNSSGVVDGAAALLVTSKAYADKHGLKPRARIVAYANIGDDPTLMLNAPVPAAKKVLDKAGLTRDDIDVWEINEAFAVVAEKFIRDLDLPRDKVNINGGAMALGHPIGATGSILIGTALDELERSGGRYGLVTMCAAGGMAPAIIIERI comes from the coding sequence ATGGCCGAAGCCTATATCATCGACGCCGTCCGCACCCCGCGCGGGATCGGCAAGCCCGGCAAGGGCGCGCTGTCGCATCTCCACCCGCAACATCTCGCCGCAACGGTGCTGAAGGCGATCAGGGATCGCAATAATCTCGACACCAGGACCGTCGACGACATCATCTGGTCGACCTCGACCCAGCGCGGCAAACAGGGCGGCGACCTCGGCCGCATGGCAGCGCTGTCGGCGGGTTATGACATCAAGGCATCGGGAACGACGCTCGACCGCTTCTGCGGCGGCGGCATCACCTCGGTCAATCTCGCCGCGGCGACGGTGATGAGCGGCATGGAGGATTGCGTCGTCGCGGGCGGCACCGAGATGATGAGCTACACCGCCCAGCTCGCGGCCGAAGAAGCGAATGCCGGGATCAAACCGCTCGGCATGGGTGCGGGCCACGCGGCGCTCGACGAGCTTCACCCGCAGTCGCATCAGGGCGTGTGCGGCGACGCCATCGCCGCAATCGAGGGAATCGACCGTGCCGCCGTCGATGCGCTCGCGCTCGTCAGCCAGCGGCGCGCCGACCGTGCGATCAAGGAGGGTCGCTTCGCCAAATCGCTGGTGCCCGTGCTCAACCCCGACGGCAGCATCGCACTCGACCATGAGGAGTTTCCGCGCCCCGAAACCACCGCCGAAGGTCTCGCCGCGCTCAAGCCGAGCTTCGACGCGATCGCCGATTTCGACTTGGGCGGCGGCGTGACCTTCCGAAAGCAGATTCAGCGGCGCTATCCGGGGCTGGAGTTTCGCGGCGTCCACCATGCCGGAAACTCGTCGGGGGTCGTCGACGGCGCTGCGGCGCTGCTCGTCACCTCGAAGGCCTATGCCGACAAACACGGCCTGAAACCCCGCGCGCGCATCGTCGCCTACGCCAATATCGGCGACGATCCGACCTTGATGCTCAACGCCCCGGTCCCCGCGGCGAAGAAGGTGCTCGATAAGGCGGGGCTCACCAGGGACGACATCGACGTCTGGGAAATCAACGAGGCTTTCGCCGTCGTTGCGGAGAAGTTCATCCGCGACCTCGACCTGCCCCGCGACAAGGTCAACATCAACGGCGGCGCGATGGCGCTCGGCCACCCGATCGGCGCCACCGGATCGATCCTGATCGGCACCGCGCTCGACGAGCTGGAACGCTCGGGCGGTCGTTACGGCCTCGTCACCATGTGCGCCGCAGGCGGCATGGCGCCAGCGATCATCATCGAGCGGATCTGA
- a CDS encoding acyl-CoA dehydrogenase family protein, translating to MNFDLSDEQKMLGEQARALLADLSPFDRLRQLIDSGADWDEPLWRALAEMGFLGAAIPEEHGGLGLGALDLGVIMEALGAANAAVPFMSSIILGAEAIRLAGSDAQKAAWLPRLASGEAVATFAYAEGPGPVFATGARLEGGKLSGSKFPVADAGIADIAVVLVAGGDLALVELDQPGVTRTKLDSFDQLRPHYRLDFDAAMADPMPGRGKLDRLIDQAAVQAAFEAAGAAEACLYMARDYALERQIFGRSLASFQAIKHKLADVAVATELARSNAYFGGWAAQSSPDDLPAAAAAARLSGIKCFEMAARENLQVHGGIGYTFEANCHFYYRRERMLAVHLGNRGFWANRLLAAQPGRQGQAA from the coding sequence ATGAATTTCGACCTCAGCGATGAACAGAAAATGCTCGGCGAGCAAGCCCGCGCGCTGCTTGCCGACCTCTCGCCCTTCGATCGCTTGCGCCAGCTGATCGATTCGGGCGCGGATTGGGACGAGCCCCTGTGGCGCGCGCTCGCCGAAATGGGGTTCCTGGGGGCGGCGATCCCCGAAGAGCATGGGGGACTTGGCCTCGGCGCACTCGACCTCGGCGTTATCATGGAGGCGCTGGGTGCCGCCAATGCCGCGGTGCCGTTCATGAGTTCGATCATCCTCGGAGCCGAAGCGATCCGGCTCGCGGGGAGCGATGCGCAGAAAGCGGCCTGGCTGCCACGGCTCGCGTCGGGCGAGGCGGTGGCGACCTTCGCTTATGCCGAGGGGCCAGGGCCGGTCTTTGCGACGGGTGCGCGACTCGAAGGCGGCAAGCTGTCGGGAAGCAAGTTCCCCGTCGCCGATGCGGGGATCGCCGATATTGCGGTGGTGCTCGTCGCGGGGGGCGATCTCGCGCTCGTCGAGCTCGATCAGCCGGGGGTGACGCGGACTAAGCTCGACAGCTTCGACCAGCTCCGCCCGCACTATCGCCTCGACTTCGATGCGGCGATGGCCGATCCGATGCCGGGCCGCGGAAAGCTCGACCGGTTGATCGATCAGGCCGCGGTCCAGGCCGCATTTGAAGCTGCGGGCGCTGCCGAAGCCTGTCTCTACATGGCCCGCGATTATGCCTTGGAGCGCCAGATTTTCGGTCGCTCGCTCGCCAGTTTCCAGGCGATCAAACACAAGCTGGCCGATGTGGCGGTGGCGACCGAGCTTGCACGGTCGAACGCCTATTTCGGTGGCTGGGCGGCTCAATCCTCACCCGATGACCTGCCTGCGGCGGCGGCGGCGGCGCGGCTTTCGGGCATCAAATGTTTCGAGATGGCGGCCCGCGAGAATCTTCAGGTGCACGGCGGCATCGGATATACGTTCGAAGCCAACTGTCACTTCTATTACCGCCGCGAACGGATGCTTGCGGTGCATCTCGGCAATCGGGGTTTTTGGGCAAACCGGCTGCTCGCCGCGCAGCCCGGGCGCCAGGGTCAGGCGGCCTGA
- a CDS encoding acyl-CoA dehydrogenase family protein, translating to MTDIEAYRRKARSWLESVAPRYGRAARAGLSEEEDLALGRAYLRERHAAGYAGINWPTEYGGQGLGHIEKVAFDTEEMPFGMPTAYFSISLGMPVPVLMRFCEDRQWVRERVLKALTGEEIWCQLFSEPAAGSDLAGLRTRAEPDGNGWKINGQKVWTSWAQYSDYGVIVVRTDPTVPKHKGLTYFWVDMKAPGVTVRPIKLAGGDSHVNEVFFDDVKVGDDHRMSPVGGGFAVAMATLMIERYVATDSAGFGPHLDLFVDLAKEMKLNGRPAIEDGRIRQQIARNYAMRSALDAITTRAMRMMQAGMEPGPEGSLNKLVSVRSRQKLSELALDLQGTAGLAFDAHAPVKQDWGVSWINAPTGRIAGGADEMLLNTIAEKILGLPQDYRPDKGVPFNQIPA from the coding sequence ATGACCGACATCGAAGCCTATCGGCGCAAGGCGCGCAGCTGGCTCGAGTCCGTGGCGCCGCGCTATGGACGGGCGGCGCGCGCGGGGTTGAGCGAAGAAGAGGATCTGGCGCTCGGGCGGGCTTATCTCAGGGAACGCCATGCGGCGGGCTATGCCGGGATCAACTGGCCGACTGAGTATGGCGGTCAGGGACTCGGCCATATCGAAAAGGTCGCCTTCGACACCGAAGAGATGCCGTTCGGCATGCCGACCGCCTATTTCAGCATCTCGCTCGGCATGCCGGTCCCCGTCCTCATGCGCTTTTGCGAAGACAGGCAATGGGTGCGCGAGCGCGTGCTCAAGGCGCTCACCGGCGAGGAAATCTGGTGCCAGCTTTTTTCGGAACCGGCGGCGGGGTCGGACCTCGCCGGGCTGCGCACGCGGGCCGAGCCTGACGGCAACGGCTGGAAGATCAACGGGCAGAAGGTCTGGACGAGCTGGGCGCAATATAGTGACTATGGCGTCATCGTCGTGCGCACCGACCCGACGGTGCCCAAGCACAAGGGGCTCACATACTTCTGGGTCGATATGAAGGCGCCGGGCGTCACCGTGCGCCCGATCAAGCTCGCGGGCGGCGACAGCCATGTCAACGAGGTGTTCTTCGACGATGTGAAGGTCGGCGACGATCATCGCATGTCGCCGGTCGGCGGCGGCTTTGCGGTCGCGATGGCGACGCTGATGATCGAACGCTATGTCGCGACCGACAGCGCGGGCTTCGGTCCGCACCTCGACCTGTTCGTCGATCTGGCGAAAGAGATGAAGCTGAACGGCCGCCCCGCGATCGAGGACGGCCGCATCCGCCAGCAGATCGCGCGCAACTATGCGATGCGGAGCGCGCTCGATGCCATCACCACCCGCGCGATGCGGATGATGCAGGCGGGCATGGAACCCGGCCCCGAAGGCTCGCTCAACAAGCTCGTGTCGGTGCGTTCGCGCCAGAAGCTGTCCGAACTCGCGCTCGACCTGCAGGGCACTGCGGGTCTCGCCTTCGATGCGCACGCCCCGGTCAAGCAGGACTGGGGCGTGAGCTGGATCAACGCGCCGACGGGTCGCATCGCGGGCGGCGCCGACGAAATGCTGCTCAACACGATTGCCGAAAAGATCCTCGGACTTCCGCAGGATTACCGCCCCGACAAGGGCGTCCCGTTCAACCAGATTCCCGCCTGA
- a CDS encoding nuclear transport factor 2 family protein, translated as MDTAAKNRAVLQHAFAETAKGNGRPFVEMMADDVVWTIIGTTSWSRRYSGKQAVIRDLPGPLAANFDGPNIVTAERFIVEGDLAVVEGRNHSTTRRGEAYANRYSWTFRFHTGKVAEITEYTDTDLIARVLDPLPAQS; from the coding sequence TTGGATACCGCTGCCAAGAACAGGGCCGTGCTGCAACATGCCTTCGCCGAAACCGCGAAGGGTAATGGTCGCCCCTTTGTCGAGATGATGGCTGACGATGTCGTATGGACGATCATCGGCACGACGAGCTGGTCGCGCCGCTATTCGGGCAAGCAGGCTGTGATCCGTGACTTGCCGGGTCCGCTCGCCGCCAATTTTGACGGGCCGAATATCGTTACCGCCGAGCGCTTCATCGTCGAAGGTGATCTGGCGGTCGTCGAGGGACGCAATCACAGCACCACCAGGCGCGGCGAAGCCTATGCCAATCGCTATAGCTGGACGTTCCGCTTCCATACCGGAAAAGTGGCGGAGATCACCGAATATACCGACACCGATCTGATCGCGCGGGTGCTCGACCCGCTCCCTGCTCAGAGCTGA
- a CDS encoding AAA family ATPase: protein MRFEGTSAYIATDDLKVAVNAATLLRRPLLVKGEPGTGKTVLAEEIAKAFDAPLITWNIKSTTKAQQGLYEYDAVARLRDGQLGEERVHDIRNYIKRGKLWEAFTSPKLPVLLIDEIDKADIEFPNDLLQELDRMAFHVYETDETITAQERPIVVITSNNEKELPDAFLRRCFFHYIKFPDRDTMAEIVEVHFPGIQKTLVSRAMDIFYDVREVPGLKKKPSTSELIDWLKLLLAEDMPLEVLQNRDVGKAIPPLHGALLKNEQDVMLFEKLAFMARRQGG from the coding sequence ATGCGTTTCGAAGGAACCAGCGCCTATATCGCCACCGACGACCTCAAGGTCGCGGTCAACGCCGCGACGCTGCTCCGCCGCCCCCTTCTCGTGAAGGGCGAACCGGGCACGGGCAAGACCGTGCTCGCCGAGGAGATCGCGAAAGCATTCGACGCGCCGCTGATCACCTGGAACATCAAATCGACGACCAAGGCGCAGCAAGGGCTTTACGAATATGATGCGGTGGCGCGCCTGCGCGACGGGCAACTTGGCGAAGAGCGCGTCCACGACATCCGCAATTACATCAAGCGCGGAAAATTGTGGGAAGCCTTCACCTCGCCCAAGCTCCCCGTTCTGCTGATCGACGAGATCGACAAGGCCGACATCGAGTTTCCGAACGATCTGCTCCAGGAGCTCGATCGCATGGCCTTTCATGTCTATGAGACCGACGAGACGATCACCGCCCAAGAGCGCCCGATCGTCGTCATCACCTCGAACAATGAAAAGGAGCTGCCCGACGCCTTCCTGCGCCGCTGCTTCTTCCACTATATCAAATTCCCCGACCGCGACACGATGGCGGAAATCGTCGAGGTCCACTTCCCCGGCATCCAGAAGACGCTGGTGAGCCGCGCGATGGACATTTTCTACGACGTTCGCGAGGTGCCGGGGCTCAAGAAAAAGCCGTCGACGAGCGAACTGATCGACTGGCTCAAGCTGCTGCTCGCCGAGGATATGCCGCTCGAAGTGCTGCAGAACCGCGATGTCGGCAAGGCGATCCCGCCCTTGCACGGCGCCCTCCTCAAGAATGAGCAGGATGTGATGCTATTCGAAAAGCTCGCCTTCATGGCGCGGCGCCAGGGGGGCTGA